From the Acidilutibacter cellobiosedens genome, one window contains:
- a CDS encoding DUF1659 domain-containing protein: MAINEYKYESKMKLEFDGGMDGDKQITKSKTYGNIKPDTDNEKFYQAAGSISGLQSLPLLKVKRIEEIELEEE; encoded by the coding sequence ATGGCTATAAATGAATATAAGTACGAATCCAAGATGAAACTCGAATTTGACGGCGGAATGGACGGAGATAAACAAATAACAAAATCCAAGACTTACGGCAATATAAAACCTGATACCGATAACGAAAAATTTTATCAGGCTGCCGGTTCTATATCTGGACTTCAGTCTCTTCCTTTGCTTAAGGTGAAAAGAATCGAAGAAATCGAATTAGAAGAAGAATAA
- a CDS encoding DUF2922 domain-containing protein has protein sequence MAESKIQMNFKTSGNKKVSISVDNPKENLTSEEIKNVMDSIVTANIFDYKGESLAEVVNAKIITTETEEITF, from the coding sequence ATGGCAGAATCAAAAATTCAGATGAATTTCAAAACGAGCGGAAACAAAAAAGTCAGCATATCCGTGGATAACCCGAAAGAAAACCTTACTTCCGAAGAAATCAAAAATGTGATGGACAGCATAGTCACAGCGAATATATTCGACTATAAAGGAGAAAGTCTGGCGGAAGTGGTTAACGCAAAGATAATAACTACGGAAACAGAAGAAATAACATTCTAA